The following proteins are encoded in a genomic region of Fusarium keratoplasticum isolate Fu6.1 chromosome 9, whole genome shotgun sequence:
- a CDS encoding Ste24 endopeptidase, with translation MDFLQRLARFLDRPLFPWKKLIMGFSVGQYLFETFLTLRQYRVLQNTKPPVVLSKEVSQEVFDKSQAYGRAKAKFEIVNGLYSQLQNLAFMHFDILPKLWSWSGDLLLKFAPARFTGEISHTIVFVLTFAAISQILRLPASIYQTFVLEEKFGFNKQTPKLFVTDLIKTQLLTFVLAPPFLAGFLKIIQKTGNQFFYYLWLFVIALQVFMITIYPIAILPLFNKLSPLEDGELKTKVESLAASLKFPLHELYVIDGSKRSAHSNAYFFGLPWKKHIVIYDTLIEKSEPQEVVAVLAHELGHWKLGHTTSLFGISQAHSFYIFLLFSVFINNHSLYSDFGFLTQHPIIIGFILFSDALAPMDLVITLLMHIVSRKFEFQADAFAKQLGYPEELARSLLKLQIQNLSTMDADWMYASYHFSHPHLSERLKALGWKGSEGVTEGVPDKAAEASEKEGVVKASGRDEL, from the exons ATGGACTTTCTTCAG CGCCTCGCGCGCTTCCTCGACCGCCCGCTCTTCCCGtggaagaagctcatcatGGGCTTCTCAGTCGGCCAGTACCTCTTCGAAACCTTCCTCACCCTCCGCCAGTACCGCGTCCTCCAGAACACCAAGCCCCCCGTCGTCCTCTCCAAGGAGGTCTCCCAGGAAGTCTTTGACAAGTCGCAGGCCTACGGCCGCGCCAAGGCAAAGTTTGAAATCGTCAACGGTCTATACTCGCAGCTCCAGAACCTCGCCTTTATGCACTTTGATATACTCCCCAAGCTCTGGTCCTGGTCTGGTGATTTGCTCCTCAAGTTTGCGCCTGCGAGGTTCACGGGCGAGATTAGCCATaccatcgtcttcgtcttgaCTTTTGCCGCCATTAGCCAGATCCTTCGACTCCCCGCCTCCATCTACCAGACGTTTGTCCTCGAGGAGAAATTCGGCTTCAACAAGCAGACGCCCAAGCTCTTCGTCACGGATCTCATCAAGACTCAGCTCCTGACCTTTGTCCTCGCGCCCCCCTTCCTCGCCGGCttcctcaagatcatccaaAAGACTGGCAACCAGTTCTTCTACTACCTCTGGctcttcgtcatcgcccTCCAGGTCTTCATGATCACCATCTACCCAATCGCCATCCTGCCCCTGTTCAACAAGCTGTCGCCtctcgaggacggcgagCTCAAGACAAAGGTCGAGTCTCTTGCCGCCAGCCTCAAGTTCCCCCTGCACGAGCTCTACGTCATCGACGGCAGCAAGCGCAGCGCCCACTCCAACGCCTATTTCTTTGGTCTCCCCTGGAAGAAGCACATTGTCATCTACGATACTCTTATTGAGAAGAGCGAGCCTCAGGAGGTTGTTGCTGTTCTTGCGCACGAGCTTGGTCACTGGAAGCTTGGTCACACGACCAGCCTGTTTGGTATCTCCCAG GCTCACTCCTTCTACATCTTCCTTCTGTTCTCtgtcttcatcaacaaccactCCCTGTACTCGGACTTTGGCTTCCTCACCCAGcaccccatcatcatcggcttcatcctcttctcggACGCCCTCGCCCCCATGGACCTGGTCATCACCCTGCTCATGCACATCGTCAGCCGCAAGTTCGAGTTCCAGGCCGACGCCTTTGCCAAGCAGCTCGGCTACCCCGAGGAGCTCGCCCGCTCCCTGCTCAAGCTCCAGATCCAGAACCTCAGCACCATGGACGCCGACTGGATGTACGCCAGCTACCACTTCTCCCACCCCCACCTGTCGGAGCGCCTCAAGGCTCTTGGCTGGAAGGGTTCTGAGGGCGTCACTGAGGGTGTGCCTgacaaggctgccgaggcctCGGAAAAGGAGGgcgtcgtcaaggccagcgGCCGAGATGAGCTGTAG
- a CDS encoding Mitochondrial presequence protease encodes MLRNAAAGARKAVTELSQFPKPGEKLHGFTLVRSKHVPELELTALHLQHDKTGADYLHIARDDSNNVFSIGFKTNPPDDTGVPHILEHTTLCGSNKYPIRDPFFKMLPRTLSNFMNAFTASDHTFYPFATTNAQDFKNLMSVYLDATLHPLLKQSDFTQEGWRIGPENPLAEDEASKKLVFKGVVYNEMKGQMSDAGYLYYIRFHDHIFPDINNSGGDPQKITDLTYEQLQKFHAEHYHPSNAKVFTYGDMPLVDHLQQVDAQLQAFEKIQGDKEIREPIKLDGPQDVTLYGPLDPLVDADRQFKTSVSWVMGDTSDVLESFSIALLSTLLMDGYGSPLYRGLIEAGMGADWSPNAGYDSSARRGIFSIGLTGVQEADVSKLKEKVQQILRDARDKGFEQTKIDGSLHQLELALKHKTANFGFSMLNRLKPKWFNGVDPFDNLAWNDTITAFQAKLAEGNYLEGLIDKYLLNDNALTFTMAPSATYGEDLVKEEQERLAGKIQAAIKEAGGEENARKHFEKQEQDLLVEQNKTNTEDLSCLPTVHVKDIPRSKEPVVVRDENANGVKIQWHEAPTNGLTYFRAINTLENLPDELRELVPLFTDSIMRLGTKDMTMEQLEDLIKLKTGGVSVGYHCTPSPTDFHAASEGLIFTGMALDRNVPVMFDIIQKLVLGTDFDSPEAALRIRQLLQASADGVVNDIASTGHRFAMGSSEAGLTRSAWLRQQVSGLSQVQLVTSLASRPESDKLEDVIAKLKQIQNFALAGGNIRTAITCGSESVADNGASLQKFMGGLSHAPLGLKNPSPRQLPRDSKTFFPLPYQVYYGGLSVPTTSYTAADGAPLQILSQLLTHKHLHHEIREKGGAYGGGAYSRPLDGVFGFYSYRDPNPQNTLSIMRNAGQWAVDKKWSDRDLEEAKISVFQGVDAPKSVNQEGMGRFLSGITEEMKQAKRVQLLDVTKDQVRDVAQRYLVDAMAKGEERVSFLGEKQSWVDGEWKIREMDVKGAE; translated from the exons ATGCTTCGCAACGCTGCGGCCGGCGCTCGAAAGGCCGTGACGGAGCTGTCGCAGTTCCCAAAGCctggcgagaagctccaTGGCTTCACCCTCGTGCGATCCAAGCATGTGCCGGAACTTGAGTTGACGGCTTTGCATCTGCAACACGACAAGACTGGCGCCGATTACTTGCACATTGCACGCGACGATAGCAACAATGTCTTCTCGATCGGCTTCAAGACGAACCCTCCGGACGACACGGGAGTGCCACACATCCTGGAGCATACGACGCTGTGTGGTAGCAACAA ATACCCTATCCGCGACcccttcttcaagatgctACCACGAACGCTATCAAACTTTATGAACGCTTTCACGGCTTCGGACCACACCTTCTACCCCTTCGCCACAACCAACGCGCAGGATTTCAAGAACCTCATGTCGGTGTACCTCGATGCTACGCTGCACCCGCTGCTCAAGCAATCCGATTTTACTCAGGAGGGCTGGCGAATTGGCCCTGAGAACCCgctcgccgaggatgaagctaGCAAGAAGTTGGTGTTTAAGGGTGTCGTCTACAACGAGATGAAGGGCCAGATGTCGGATGCCGGATACCTCTACTACATTCGCTTCCACGATCACATCTTCCCTGATATCAACAACTCGGGTGGCGACCCTCAGAAGATCACTGATCTTACTTACGAGCAGCTGCAGAAGTTCCATGCCGAGCACTACCACCCTAGCAACGCCAAGGTGTTTACTTACGGCGATATGCCTCTTGTGGATCACCTGCAACAGGTTGACGCTCAGCTCCAAGCATTCGAGAAGATCCAAGGAGACAAGGAGATCCGTGAGCCCATCAAGCTGGACGGTCCTCAGGATGTGACCCTGTATGGTCCCTTGGATCCTCTGGTGGATGCCGACCGCCAGTTCAAGACATCGGTATCGTGGGTGATGGGTGATACTAGCGATGTTCTGGAGTCATTCTCTATTGCCCTTCTGTCTACTCTGCTCATGGACGGCTATGGCTCGCCTCTTTACCGTGGCCTGATCGAGGCTGGTATGGGCGCTGACTGGAGCCCCAACGCTGGGTACGACAGCTCTGCCAGGCGAGGAATTTTCTCTATCGGTCTTACAGGTGTCCAGGAGGCCGATGtgtccaagctcaaggagaaggtgCAGCAAATTCTCCGGGATGCCCGTGACAAGGGCTTCGAGCAGACCAAGATTGACGGCTCGTTGCACCAGCTGGAGTTGGCGCTCAAGCACAAGACTGCCAACTTTGGATTTTCCATGCTCAACCGCCTGAAGCCCAAGTGGTTCAACGGCGTCGATCCCTTTGACAACCTAGCCTGGAATGACACCATCACGGCTTTCCAGGCTAAGCTCGCCGAGGGCAACTACTTGGAGGGTTTGATCGACAAGTACCTGCTCAACGATAATGCCCTCACATTCACTATGGCCCCTTCGGCGACTTATGGCGAGgacctggtcaaggaggagcaaGAGCGGTTGGCGGGTAAGATCCAGGCGGCGATCAAGGAGGCGGGTGGCGAGGAGAATGCCCGCAAGCACTTTGAGaagcaagaacaagatcTTCTGGTCGAGCAGAACAAGACCAACACAGAAGACTTGAGCTGCCTGCCGACCGTTCACGTCAAGGATATCCCTCGCAGCAAGGAGCCTGTGGTGGTTCGGGATGAGAACGCCAATGGAGTCAAGATCCAGTGGCACGAGGCCCCAACAAATGGGTTGACCTACTTCCGGGCCATCAACACGTTGGAGAACCTGCCAGACGAGCTGCGTGAGCTCGTTCCCCTGTTCACCGATAGCATCATGCGCCTCGGTACCAAGGACATGACTATGGAGCAGCTTGAggatctcatcaagctcaagactgGTGGTGTCTCAGTGGGATACCATTGCACACCTTCCCCGACCGACTTCCACGCCGCCAGTGAAGGCCTCATCTTCACTGGTATGGCGTTGGACCGCAACGTTCCTGTCATGTTTGACATCATCCAAAAGCTCGTCCTCGGAACCGACTTTGACAGCCCCGAGGCAGCCCTTCGAATTCGACAGCTTCTTCAGGCTTCTGCCGATGGCGTGGTCAACGACATTGCCTCTACTGGTCACCGGTTCGCGATGGGCAGCTCGGAAGCAGGCCTCACCCGGAGCGCGTGGTTGAGGCAACAGGTGTCGGGTCTGTCGCAGGTTCAGCTGGTGACTTCTCTGGCCAGCCGGCCAGAGTCGGATAAGCTGGAGGATGTGATTGCCAAGTTGAAGCAGATCCAGAACTTTGCGCTGGCCGGCGGCAACATTCGCACAGCTATCACATGCGGATCCGAGAGTGTGGCCGACAATGGCGCCTCGCTGCAGAAGTTTATGGGTGGTCTTTCGCATGCTCCGCTCGGATTGAAGAACCCGTCTCCCCGACAGCTGCCTCGGGATAGCAAGACCTTCTTCCCTCTGCCTTACCAGGTCTACTATGGTGGTCTGTCGGTGCCCACGACGTCTTACACGGCTGCGGACGGCGCACCGCTGCAGATCCTGTCACAGCTTCTCACGCACAAGCACTTGCACCACGAGATCCGTGAAAAGGGCGGCGCTTACGGCGGAGGTGCCTACTCTCGACCCCTGGATGGTGTGTTCGGCTTCTACTCTTACCGCGACCCCAACCCCCAAAACACCCTGAGCATTATGCGCAATGCGGGTCAGTGGGCGGTTGACAAGAAGTGGTCAGACCGGGAcctggaggaggccaagattTCCGTGTTCCAGGGAGTTGATGC
- a CDS encoding Mitochondrial presequence protease, translating into MPAETSKSHFRKIQSFKTDYAPCTITQYVSERSGMQVVVADRKGPKINGYFTLATEIFDDSGAPHTLEHLIFMGSKNYQYKGLLDKLSSRAYSSTNAWTATDHTAYTLETAGWDGFAQILPVYLEHVILPTITDEGIVTEVWHIDGEGNDAGVVYSEMQAVQFRSSEIMDLKARRLLYPENVGFRYETGGMTDALRVLTPERIRQFHRDMYQPRNLCLVIVGEVDQDNMLQILDEFEESIKDDIPSLDTPFKRPWIDSAQPPKINESQIVTAEFPEEDESVGEILVGFFGPNCIDLITSSALEVLLTYFCGSSVSILENILVEREELASSVSYWLDPRPNSVIWLQPTGVATEKLEFVEKRLFEILKEVVSKPLDMDYMRECIRREKRQVKYHAETSESFYATNIITDYLFGKRDGSTLKDLQNLSEYDTLEKWTDQEWRDFISKWIADAPHISILGKPSAELALKMKKDEEERIAKRKEELGTEGLAKLAKRLEDAKKKNDEPIPAEVIDRWSVPGTESIHFIESDTARAGRARTIGLGSGSAQKLIDGTPQGNLPLFIQFEDVPTNFVHITVHIGSSQIPNELKPLMPIFSDTLFNTHITRDGKRVDYEQVVMELERDTISYSLSSARYLSDPDGIMIQFQVEPEKYAAAAEWIRTMMFDTIFDPQRLSAAVTKTLGDVPESKRDGKSMANEVSASFHSEKTTLAVSQRVLVRAVYLKRLKKLLEKEPEKVVGWFNTVRDSLFTFNNLRFLVTANLATLPNPLSTWDTLSKSLTATEEMIPIPKPVSLRSAEGRNPGSVGAVIVPMGTLETSYSVSTAKGLESLTDPCLAAIMVAIGYLEAPEGPLWNAVRGAGYAYGSYFSRDVNSGLISYFVYRSPDAYKAISASLEAIRKIADGEVEIDHHLLEGTISQIVVMFADEQSTMPSAAQQNFVQGVVRGLPKDWDKEVLRRVRAVTVDEIKAAMRETILPCFEPGKSNIVVTAAKIMQEGMETAFKGMGYKVQTHELSYFHDDYGLKPEDGEEEESSEEEDELAGSEGSYDSFESDDE; encoded by the exons ATGCCGGCGGAAACGTCCAAGTCGCATTTCCGCAAGATTCAGAGCTTCAAGACTGACTATGCTCCTTGCACAATCACCCAGTATGTCTCTGAGCGCAGCGGCATGCAGGTGGTCGTCGCAGACCGCAAGGGACCCAAGATCAACGGCTACTTCACCCTAGCCACCGAGATCTTTGATGACTCGGGAGCTCCCCACACGCTTGAGCATCTCATCTTTATGGGATCCAAAAACTACCAGTACAAGGgtctcctcgacaagctttCTTCTCGAGCCTACTCTAGCACCAATGCCTGGACGGCTACTGATCACACAGCTTACACCCTTGAGACCGCTGGTTGGGATGGTTTTGCCCAGATCCTTCCTGTGTATCTTGAACATGTCATTTTGCCTACCATCACggatgagggcatcgtgACCGAGGTGTGGCACATTGACGGAGAAGGCAATGATGCTGGTGTCGTCTACTCTGAGATGCAAGCTGTGCAGTTCCGAAGCTCTGAGATTATGGATCTCAAGGCTCGTCGTCTCCTCTACCCAGAGAACGTTGGCTTCCGCTACGAGACTGGTGGTATGACAGACGCTCTTCGTGTTCTCACCCCTGAGCGTATTCGACAGTTCCATCGGGACATGTATCAGCCTCGCAACTTGTGCTTGGTCATTGTTGGAGAGGTGGACCAAGACAACATGCTCCAGATTCttgacgagtttgaggagtCTATCAAGGATGATATTCCTTCTCTCGACACCCCATTCAAGCG GCCTTGGATCGACTCTGCTCAGCCTCCCAAGATTAACGAGTCACAAATTGTCACCGCTGAGTTTCcagaggaagatgagagcGTTGGTGAGATTCTGGTCGGCTTCTTTGGCCCTAATTGCATTGATCTCATCACATCGTCTGCTCTCGAGGTCCTCCTCACCTACTTCTGTGGTTCTTCTGTTTCTATCCTTGAAAACATCCTTGTTGAGCGCGAGGAGCTTGCGAGTTCCGTCTCGTACTGGCTGGACCCGCGTCCTAACTCGGTCATTTGGCTTCAACCCACCGGTGTTGCCACTGAGAAGCTCGAGTTTGTCGAGAAGCGACTGTTTGAGATTCTCAAGGAGGTTGTCTCGAAGCCCCTTGACATGGACTACATGAGAGAGTGTATCCGCCGCGAGAAGCGTCAAGTCAAGTATCATGCTGAGACATCCGAGTCTTTCTACGCCACCAACATCATTACGGACTACCTCTTTGGCAAACGAGATGGATCTACGCTCAAGGACCTCCAGAACCTTAGCGAGTACGATACTCTTGAGAAGTGGACGGATCAGGAGTGGCGAGACTTCATCAGCAAGTGGATAGCTGATGCCCCTCATATCTCTATTTTGGGCAAGCCCTCTGCGGAGCTGGctctgaagatgaagaaggatgaggaagagaggaTTGCAAAGcgcaaggaggagctgggcaCTGAAggcctggccaagctggccaagcgTCTTGAGGATGctaagaagaagaacgatGAGCCTATCCCTGCCGAGGTCATTGACCGTTGGAGTGTCCCCGGTACTGAGTCTATCCACTTCATCGAGTCTGATACTGCTCGTGCCGGACGTGCTCGGACCATTGGACTGGGGTCAGGCTCTGCGCAGAAGCTCATCGATGGGACACCTCAGGGCAACCTCCCTCTCTTCATCCAGTTCGAGGATGTTCCTACCAACTTTGTTCACATCACTGTCCACATCGGTTCTTCTCAGATTCCTAACGAGTTGAAGCCTCTGATGCCCATCTTCAGCGACACTCTCTTTAACACTCACATCACGCGAGATGGAAAGCGAGTCGACTATGAACAAGTCGTCATGGAGCTTGAGCGAGACACTATCAGTTACTCTCTCAGCTCTGCACGCTATCTCAGCGACCCTGATGGTATCATGATCCAGTTCCAGGTCGAGCCTGAGAAGtacgctgccgccgccgagtgGATCCGTACCATGATGTTCGACACCATTTTCGACCCTCAACGTCTTAGCGCTGCCGTTACCAAGACTCTGGGCGATGTTCCCGAGTCCAAGCGCGATGGCAAGTCTATGGCCAACGAAGTCAGCGCATCCTTCCATTCGGAGAAGACGACTTTGGCCGTGTCACAGCGCGTTCTTGTCCGAGCTGTGTACCTGAAGCGGCTtaagaagctcctcgagaaggagcctgagaaGGTTGTTGGCTGGTTCAACACTGTCCGCGACTCCCTCTTCACATTCAACAACCTCCGCTTCCTCGTCACAGCTAACCTGGCCACGCTTCCTAACCCTCTGTCTACTTGGGACACTCTCTCCAAATCCTTGACAGCCACAGAGGAAATgatccccatccccaagcCCGTGAGCCTACGCAGCGCTGAAGGTCGCAACCCTGGATCCGTGGGTGCCGTTATCGTTCCCATGGGCACTCTCGAAACCTCCTATTCCGTCTCGACAGCCAAGGGATTGGAGTCACTCACTGACCCCTGCCTCGCGGCTATCATGGTGGCCATTGGCTACCTCGAGGCTCCTGAGGGACCCCTCTGGAACGCTGTCCGTGGTGCTGGCTACGCTTACGGCTCCTACTTCTCGCGGGATGTCAACTCGGGTCTTATTTCGTACTTTGTGTACCGCTCCCCTGACGCCTACAAGGCCATTAGCGCCTCgctcgaggccatccgcAAGATTGCCGACGGCGAGGTCGAGATTGACCACCACCTGCTCGAGGGTACTATTAGCCAGATCGTCGTTATGTTCGCCGATGAGCAGTCCACTATGCCCAGCGCTGCCCAGCAGAACTTTGTCCAGGGTGTCGTGCGTGGCCTGCCCAAGGACTGGGATAAGGAGGTGCTTCGCCGCGTGCGCGCAGTGACtgttgacgagatcaaggctgctATGCGTGAGACCATCTTGCCCTGCTTCGAGCCTGGCAAGAGCAACATTGTCGTTACGGCTGCCAAGATCATGCAAGAG GGCATGGAGACGGCCTTCAAGGGCATGGGTTACAAGGTCCAGACCCATGAACTCAGCTACTTCCACGACGACTACGGTCTGAAGcccgaggatggcgaggaggaagaatcgtccgaggaggaggatgagctggCTGGTTCGGAAGGATCTTATGACTCGTTCGAGTCGGACGATGAATAG